Proteins encoded together in one Etheostoma cragini isolate CJK2018 chromosome 11, CSU_Ecrag_1.0, whole genome shotgun sequence window:
- the jam2b gene encoding junctional adhesion molecule 2b: MRMLVLPLLITLLQSPLCLSVTVSSSKPKVEVHEHTDAVLTCEFRTEKDQNPRIEWKKKGKGVTFVYFNHKFTGPYAGRAKMEGATLTIHSVTQKDSGEYRCEVTAGEDHVNLGEATVTLNVLVAPHVPSCEVPSSVFAGSGLELYCKDKLSVPPATYRWYKDNKALTATADTPYSVDPNKGALKFTSVSKTDSGMYRCESSNSVGAPKSCVAQKLKVIDYPLNMTILIAGAAGFLSLILFCCICVCVCQRRGCCKKDKKTKSTKSFNPPPPPPPPIRNIKHYKPAHSFMI, translated from the exons ATGAGGATGTTGGTGCTGCCTCTTCTCATTACTTTACTGCAga gtcctctctgtctgtcagtgaCAGTAAGCAGCAGTAAACCCAAAGTGGAGGTCCACGAACACACAG ATGCTGTGCTCACTTGTGAGTTCAGGACAGAGAAAGATCAAAATCCTAGAATTGAGtggaagaagaaaggaaagggagTGACATTTGTGTACTTTAATCACAAATTTACTG GGCCTTATGCAGGAAGGGCAAAGATGGAAGGAGCGACGCTGACAATACACTCTGTTACTCAAAAAGACTCAGGGGAATACCGTTGTGAGGTGACTGCTGGCGAGGACCATGTCAACCTTGGAGAAGCTACTGTAACCCTGAATGTGCTCG TGGCTCCTCACGTCCCGTCCTGTGAGGTACCGAGCTCTGTGTTTGCGGGCTCAGGCCTGGAGCTTTACTGTAAGGACAAACTGAGTGTTCCACCTGCCACCTACCGCTGGTACAAAGACAACAAGGCTTTGACTGCCACAGCAGATACTCCATACAGTGTAGACCCAAACAAAGGCGCACTG AAGTTTACAAGTGTGTCCAAAACAGACTCAGGGATGTACCGCTGTGAGTCCTCCAACAGTGTGGGGGCACCTAAGAGCTGTGTGGCCCAAAAACTGAAAGTCATTGACT ATCCTTTGAATATGACAATTTTGATAGCAGGTGCTGCAGGTTTTCTGTCACTCATCCTTTTCtgctgcatctgtgtgtgtgtctgccaacGCCGAGGCTGCTGCAAGA aggacaagaaaacaaaaag CACCAAGTCCttcaaccctcctcctcctccacctcctcccatCCGCAAT ATCAAACACTACAAACCAGCTCACTCCTTCATGATCTGA
- the si:ch211-160b11.4 gene encoding titin isoform X2 has protein sequence MKTLALLSLSVAVALGMPPFAPGVAQNPVLTKEDQSPLLGDFVPAQGHVVVEDPAPQFRLGSEKQLEKLAPVSLDMEQSMVESEIKVKPQVGEKKEKTEAKKETDVKVEQELKPEPEVKVDLEADVAPEENLNPQVMAELKIDEKPKVEMEPELKDDPDFKVESEVKVEPDVQEFQVQMNLEAETKTGWEIEERHIDMEGKYEMVGKPIMELEPLDDDDDDNMSVDELSNTELSKVEKSFRAAFQNQDLVDQPLPEQEKGLIQERSYVLDEEPITELETSQDKVDQDVNEMEPEFKDDPDFKVESEVKLEPDVQEEFQVQMNLKAETETDETKERHIDIEGNHEMVGKPIMELEPLDDDNTELSEVEKSLRAAFQNQNPVNHPLPEERGLLMSEMDSDGEPIMELESEDEVLIHQQVMPDASLTKEGPALDIIGQPILALEQYFPNEEARMGMEQEQDSHMVEGSHHLMMEEPSRESRCSGVILEGKCYQFFKGPKGAADAELFCQGNFPGGHLASVTSQHIHREVMNMMLRQNGALTRTWIGGLQYLQTGRFIWLDGSHWGYADWLSGEPNNTEDLEECVEVLAKGNGKFNDFTCWEAQAFICSYSY, from the exons ATGAAGACGTTGGCATTGCTCTCATTGAGCGTAGCAG TGGCTCTGGGAATGCCACCATTTGCTCCAGGCGTGGCACAAAACCCTGTGTTGACTAAAGAAGACCAGAGCCCTCTGCTGGGGGACTTTGTTCCTGCGCAGGGTCATGTTGTGGTGGAAGATCCTGCACCACAATTCAGGCTAGGCTCGGAGAAGCAACTGGAAAAATTGGCTCCGGTGTCACTGGACATGGAGCAGAGTATGGTGGAATCAGAGATCAAAGTGAAGCCACAAgttggagagaagaaagaaaagacagaagcTAAGAAGGAGACAGACGTTAAGGTGGAGCAGGAGCTAAAACCAGAGCCAGAAGTTAAGGTGGATCTAGAGGCTGATGTGGCGCCAGAAGAAAATCTGAATCCACAGGTCATGGCTGAACTAAAGATTGATGAGAAGCCAAAAGTTGAGATGGAGCCAGAGCTTAAAGATGACCCAGACTTTAAAGTGGAATCGGAGGTTAAGGTGGAGCCAGATGTTCAAGAGTTTCAGGTGCAAATGAACCTTGAGGCAGAGACTAAAACAGGCTGGGAGATTGAAGAGAGGCACATTGACATGGAGGGAAAATATGAAATGGTGGGCAAGCCAATCATGGAGTTGGAGCCACTGGATGACGACGATGACGACAACATGTCTGTAGACGAACTGAGTAACACAGAGCTGTCCAAAGTGGAGAAGTCTTTCAGGGCAGCATTTCAGAATCAAGATCTTGTCGATCAACCTCTGCCAGAGCAGGAGAAGGGACTTATTCAAGAGAGGAGCTATGTTTTAGATGAAGAACCAATCACAGAGCTGGAAACCTCACAAGATAAGGTGGATCAGGATGTTAA TGAGATGGAGCCAGAGTTTAAGGATGACCCAGACTTTAAGGTGGAATCAGAAGTTAAGCTGGAGCCAGATGTTCAAGAGGAGTTTCAAGTGCAAATGAACCTCAAGGCAGAAACTGAAACGGATGAAACCAAAGAGAGGCACATTGACATCGAGGGAAATCATGAAATGGTGGGCAAACCAATCATGGAGCTGGAGCCACTGGATGACGACAACACGGAACTGTCAGAAGTTGAAAAGTCTTTGAGGGCGGCATTTCAGAATCAAAATCCTGTCAATCACCCTCTGCCAGAAGAGAGAGGGTTGCTTATGAGTGAGATGGATTCAGATGGAGAACCAATAATGGAGCTGGAGTCTGAGGATGAGGTCCTTATACATCAACAGGTCATGCCAGATGCCTCTCTCACGAAAGAAGGGCCAGCATTGGACATTATAGGACAGCCGATATTAGCTTTAGAGCAGTATTTCCCAAATGAAGAGGCTAGGATGGGCATGGAGCAAGAGCAAGACTCTCACATGGTGGAGGGGTCACACCATTTGATGATGGAGGAACCAAGCA GGGAGAGCCGTTGTTCTGGTGTGATACTTGAGGGGAAGTGTTACCAGTTCTTCAAAGGGCCAAAGGGGGCTGCAGATGCTGAG CTCTTTTGCCAGGGAAATTTCCCTGGTGGCCATCTGGCTTCCGTCACAAGCCAACACATTCACAGAGAGGTCATGAACATGATGCTGCGGCAAAACGGGGCACTCACACGCACCTGGATTGGAGGACTACAATATTTGCAG ACCGGTCGCTTTATCTGGTTGGATGGATCCCACTGGGGCtatgctgattggctgtcaggGGAGCCCAACAACACAGAAGATTTGGAGGAATGTGTGGAAGTGCTAGCAAAGG gAAATGGAAAGTTCAATGACTTCACATGTTGGGAAGCTCAGGCTTTCATCTGTTCCTACTCTTATTAG
- the si:ch211-160b11.4 gene encoding titin isoform X1 — MKTLALLSLSVAVALGMPPFAPGVAQNPVLTKEDQSPLLGDFVPAQGHVVVEDPAPQFRLGSEKQLEKLAPVSLDMEQSMVESEIKVKPQVGEKKEKTEAKKETDVKVEQELKPEPEVKVDLEADVAPEENLNPQVMAELKIDEKPKVEMEPELKDDPDFKVESEVKVEPDVQEFQVQMNLEAETKTGWEIEERHIDMEGKYEMVGKPIMELEPLDDDDDDNMSVDELSNTELSKVEKSFRAAFQNQDLVDQPLPEQEKGLIQERSYVLDEEPITELETSQDKVDQDVKTKPEVNLNPEVMAELKVDEKPKVEMEPEFKDDPDFKVESEVKLEPDVHETDETKERHIDIEGNHEMVGKPIMELEPLDDDNTELSEVEKSLRAAFQNQNPVNHPLPEERGLLMSEMDSDGEPIMELESEDEVLIHQQVMPDASLTKEGPALDIIGQPILALEQYFPNEEARMGMEQEQDSHMVEGSHHLMMEEPSRESRCSGVILEGKCYQFFKGPKGAADAELFCQGNFPGGHLASVTSQHIHREVMNMMLRQNGALTRTWIGGLQYLQTGRFIWLDGSHWGYADWLSGEPNNTEDLEECVEVLAKGNGKFNDFTCWEAQAFICSYSY; from the exons ATGAAGACGTTGGCATTGCTCTCATTGAGCGTAGCAG TGGCTCTGGGAATGCCACCATTTGCTCCAGGCGTGGCACAAAACCCTGTGTTGACTAAAGAAGACCAGAGCCCTCTGCTGGGGGACTTTGTTCCTGCGCAGGGTCATGTTGTGGTGGAAGATCCTGCACCACAATTCAGGCTAGGCTCGGAGAAGCAACTGGAAAAATTGGCTCCGGTGTCACTGGACATGGAGCAGAGTATGGTGGAATCAGAGATCAAAGTGAAGCCACAAgttggagagaagaaagaaaagacagaagcTAAGAAGGAGACAGACGTTAAGGTGGAGCAGGAGCTAAAACCAGAGCCAGAAGTTAAGGTGGATCTAGAGGCTGATGTGGCGCCAGAAGAAAATCTGAATCCACAGGTCATGGCTGAACTAAAGATTGATGAGAAGCCAAAAGTTGAGATGGAGCCAGAGCTTAAAGATGACCCAGACTTTAAAGTGGAATCGGAGGTTAAGGTGGAGCCAGATGTTCAAGAGTTTCAGGTGCAAATGAACCTTGAGGCAGAGACTAAAACAGGCTGGGAGATTGAAGAGAGGCACATTGACATGGAGGGAAAATATGAAATGGTGGGCAAGCCAATCATGGAGTTGGAGCCACTGGATGACGACGATGACGACAACATGTCTGTAGACGAACTGAGTAACACAGAGCTGTCCAAAGTGGAGAAGTCTTTCAGGGCAGCATTTCAGAATCAAGATCTTGTCGATCAACCTCTGCCAGAGCAGGAGAAGGGACTTATTCAAGAGAGGAGCTATGTTTTAGATGAAGAACCAATCACAGAGCTGGAAACCTCACAAGATAAGGTGGATCAGGATGTTAAAACAAAGCCAGAAGTAAATCTGAATCCAGAGGTTATGGCTGAACTAAAGGTTGATGAGAAGCCAAAAGTTGAGATGGAGCCAGAGTTTAAGGATGACCCAGACTTTAAGGTGGAATCAGAAGTTAAGCTGGAGCCAGATGTTCA TGAAACGGATGAAACCAAAGAGAGGCACATTGACATCGAGGGAAATCATGAAATGGTGGGCAAACCAATCATGGAGCTGGAGCCACTGGATGACGACAACACGGAACTGTCAGAAGTTGAAAAGTCTTTGAGGGCGGCATTTCAGAATCAAAATCCTGTCAATCACCCTCTGCCAGAAGAGAGAGGGTTGCTTATGAGTGAGATGGATTCAGATGGAGAACCAATAATGGAGCTGGAGTCTGAGGATGAGGTCCTTATACATCAACAGGTCATGCCAGATGCCTCTCTCACGAAAGAAGGGCCAGCATTGGACATTATAGGACAGCCGATATTAGCTTTAGAGCAGTATTTCCCAAATGAAGAGGCTAGGATGGGCATGGAGCAAGAGCAAGACTCTCACATGGTGGAGGGGTCACACCATTTGATGATGGAGGAACCAAGCA GGGAGAGCCGTTGTTCTGGTGTGATACTTGAGGGGAAGTGTTACCAGTTCTTCAAAGGGCCAAAGGGGGCTGCAGATGCTGAG CTCTTTTGCCAGGGAAATTTCCCTGGTGGCCATCTGGCTTCCGTCACAAGCCAACACATTCACAGAGAGGTCATGAACATGATGCTGCGGCAAAACGGGGCACTCACACGCACCTGGATTGGAGGACTACAATATTTGCAG ACCGGTCGCTTTATCTGGTTGGATGGATCCCACTGGGGCtatgctgattggctgtcaggGGAGCCCAACAACACAGAAGATTTGGAGGAATGTGTGGAAGTGCTAGCAAAGG gAAATGGAAAGTTCAATGACTTCACATGTTGGGAAGCTCAGGCTTTCATCTGTTCCTACTCTTATTAG
- the zgc:172067 gene encoding S-adenosylmethionine-dependent methyltransferase domain-containing protein translates to MERLSTASQHVRQKHREKKKEMDDKREKKLPVEQGTTDEDQKVMAVEAFERRNIWEPSVYYTLGKESFYIAGHDITIRESMDSYGALIWPGAIALSQFLENNQQQVNLMDKSVLEIGAGTGLLSIVASLLGAWVTATDLPDILSNLTFNLLRNTKGRSRYTPQVAALTWAQNLKRDFPYPSYNYVLAADVVYPHGCLEQLLETMRHFCPPGSRTTLLWANTIRFQSDLRFTDCFKSSFNTTLLIELPQQEVRIYKATAKE, encoded by the exons ATGGAGAGATTGTCTACAGCCAGCCAACATGTCCGACAGAAGCATcgtgaaaagaaaaaggagatgGATGACAAACGGGAGAAGAAACTACCTGTGGAGCAGGGGACCACAGATGAGG ATCAGAAAGTGATGGCAGTAGAGGCTTTTGAGAGGAGGAACATCTGGGAACCGAGTGTTTACTACACACTGGGCAAGGAGTCTTTTTACATTGCTGGTCATGACATCACCATCCGTGAATCTATGGATTCTTATGGTGCTCTGATCTGGCCCGGG GCGATAGCTTTGAGCCAGTTTTTGGAGAATAACCAGCAACAAGTTAACCTGATGGACAAATCAGTTCTGGAGATTGGAGCTGGGACTGGCTTGCTCTCAATAGTGGCCAGTCTGCTTG GTGCTTGGGTGACAGCTACTGACCTGCCAGACATCTTGTCCAACCTGACCTTTAACCTTCTGCGGAACACCAAGGGCCGGTCCCGCTACACCCCTCAGGTGGCGGCCCTTACCTGGGCACAGAACCTGAAGCGAGACTTTCCCTACCCATCCTACAACTATGTGCTTGCAGCTGATGTGGTCTATCCCCACGGCTGCCTTGAACAACTGCTGGAAACCATGCGTCACTTTTGCCCACCAGGAAGTCGAACAACGCTGCTGTGGGCCAACACGATCCGGTTCCAGTCAGACTTAAGGTTCACAGATTGTTTCAAGAGCAGTTTCAACACCACACTGCTCATTGAGCTCCCACAGCAGGAGGTGAGGATATACAAGGCCACAGCCAAGGAGTGA
- the LOC117953357 gene encoding rhodopsin kinase GRK1-like: protein MDIGGLTTVVANSAYINARGSIDGSSATASWDKKYHSRLKLPHITVCEDLINTLDLDFCIVCMEQPIGKRLFREFLDSKTEYHGVCRLWKDIEEYDVVEDSERVKKASKIVQRYMDPSAKHYCSFLPEDIIAKVKENQEAAGDDLFAAALATMFDFLREAPYAFFLESLYLKRYLQWKWLEMQPMDADWFLDFRVLGKGGFGEVFACQMKATGQLYACKKLNKKRLKKRKGFEGAMVEKRILEKVHSRFIVSLAYAFQTKEELCLVMTIMNGGDLKYHIYLVDENNPGFDEPRACFYTAQIIQGLEHLHQKRIIYRDLKPENVLLDNDGNVRISDLGLAVELKEGKTLTKGYAGTPGYMAPEMLKGEKYDTSVDYFTLGVTLFEFMAAKNPFRTRGEKLEREEMKERVLTRPVTYPDNFSEHAKSLCDGLLAKEVDQRMGFKNGCCDEIRGHSFFSDINWRKLNAGILPPPFVPDPKVVYAKSLDDVGAFSSVKGVTLEDPDKTFFDEFSSGNIPIPWQEEMINTGIYGELNIWGPHGSVPNDLRRESILEQPKSSTCCIS from the exons ATGGATATTGGAGGACTGACCACAGTGGTAGCAAATTCTGCTTACATCAATGCTCGTGGAAGCATTGATGGCTCCAGTGCAACAGCATCATGGGATAAGAAGTACCATTCTCGCCTCAAACTACCCCACATCACTGTGTGTGAGGACCTGATTAACACCCTTGATTTGGACTTTTGCATAGTCTGCATGGAACAGCCTATCGGCAAACGCCTCTTTAGAGAATTCTTAGATTCAAAAACAGAGTATCACGGGGTATGCCGTTTATGGAAAGACATCGAGGAATATGACGTGGTGGAGGATTCTGAGCGGGTGAAGAAGGCCTCGAAGATCGTCCAGCGTTACATGGACCCATCTGCCAAGCACTACTGCTCGTTTCTGCCTGAAGACATCATAGCTAAGGTGAAGGAAAACCAGGAGGCTGCAGGTGATGATTTGTTTGCTGCAGCATTGGCCACAATGTTTGACTTTCTGCGTGAGGCCCCATATGCTTTCTTCCTGGAGAGCTTGTACCTGAAACGGTACCTGCAGTGGAAGTGGCTTGAGATGCAGCCCATGGATGCAGACTGGTTCCTAGACTTCCGTGTGCTGGGGAAAGGTGGGTTCGGCGAGGTGTTTGCCTGTCAGATGAAAGCCACAGGACAACTGTATGCCTGTAAGAAACTCAACAAGAAGAGgctgaaaaagaggaaaggCTTTGAG GGTGCAATGGTGGAGAAGAGGATTCTTGAGAAGGTTCACAGTCGCTTTATTGTGTCATTGGCGTACGCCTTCCAGACAAAGGAAGAACTTTGTCTGGTCATGACCATCATGAATGGAGGAGACCTCAA GTACCATATCTACCTGGTGGATGAAAACAACCCGGGGTTTGATGAGCCCAGAGCATGTTTTTACACTGCTCAGATTATCCAAGGCTTGGAGCACCTCCACCAGAAAAGAATCATCTACAGAGATCTCAAACCCGAAAATGTGCTACTAGATAATGATG GGAATGTGCGTATATCTGACCTGGGTCTTGCTGTTGAGCTAAAAGAAGGTAAAACATTGACCAAAGGATATGCCGGCACACCAG GGTACATGGCTCCAGAGATGCTGAAAGGGGAGAAGTATGACACTTCTGTCGATTACTTCACTCTGGGAGTGACACTGTTTGAGTTCATGGCGGCTAAGAATCCATTCAGAACCAGGGGAGAGAAG CTTGAACGTGAGGAGATGAAAGAGCGTGTGCTGACACGGCCGGTGACCTATCCGGACAATTTCAGTGAGCATGCAAAGTCGCTTTGTGATGGTCTGCTGGCTAAAGAGGTTGATCAGAGGATGGGTTTTAAGAATGGATGCTGTGATGAGATCAGAGGGCACTCATTTTTCAGTGACATCAACTGGAGGAAACTGAATGCGG GTATTCTACCACCTCCTTTTGTCCCGGACCCAAAAGTGGTTTATGCTAAGAGTCTGGATGATGTTGGGGCTTTCTCCTCTGTGAAAGGAGTGACATTGGAGGACCCTGACAAGACCTTTTTTGATGAATTTTCCTCGGGGAACATCCCCATACCCTGGCAAGAGGAGATGATCAATACAGGCATTTATGGAGAGCTCAACATTTGGGGTCCTCATGGCAGCGTCCCAAACGACCTCCGCAGGGAGTCCATATTGGAGCAGCCAAAGTCATCAACCTGCTGCATATCCTAG
- the tfdp1a gene encoding transcription factor Dp-1a produces MAKDAGLIETNGELKVFIDQNLSPSKGVLSLVTVQPTAAPVAKQLLPKTLGPSNVNIAAHMQHVPHMVIGTPQRPTVSNTILVNSPHTPSSQFLTQSQPSDASPWSSGKRGKKGEKNGKGLRHFSMKVCEKVQKKGVTTYNEVADELVAEFSSADSHMSPNDAHVYDQKNIRRRVYDALNVLMAMNIISKEKKEIKWIGLPTNSAQECQNLEVERQRRLERIKQKQSQLQELILQQIAFKNLVQRNRQTEQQANRPPPPNSIIHLPFIIVNTSKKTVIDCSISNDKFEYLFNFDSMFEIHDDIEVLKRMGMACGLEVGKCSPEDLKVARSLVPKALEPYVIEMAKGPISNVYITGGSSANGARYPASSDGCTDGTMASSSNDSHYSGSRVETPVSYMGDDDDEDEYDENDDED; encoded by the exons ATGGCTAAAGAT GCTGGTCTAATAGAAACAAACGGAGAGCTGAAGGTTTTCATAGATCAGAATCTGAGCCCTAGCAAAG GTGTCCTGTCTTTGGTTACTGTCCAGCCTACAGCTGCCCCTGTGGCCAAACAGCTACTACCCAAAACTCTTGGGCCATCCAATGTGAACATTGCTGCACACATGCAACATGTGCCCCACATG gtAATAGGAACACCCCAGAGACCTACAGTATCCAATACCATTTTGGTAAACAGTCCACATACACCCAGTTCCCAGTTCCTCACTCAGAGTCAACCATCAGATGCCTCTCCGTGGTCATCAGG AAAGCGTGGTAAGAAAGGGGAAAAGAATGGGAAGGGCTTGAGGCATTTCTCAATGAAAGTGTGTGAGAAGGTGCAGAAGAAAGGAGTAACCACCTACAATGAAGTGGCAGATGAACTGGTTGCAGAATTCAGCTCTGCAGACAGCCACATGTCACCCAATGACGCA catgtgTATGACCAGAAGAACATTCGGCGGCGTGTCTATGATGCACTTAATGTGCTTATGGCCATGAACATTATCtctaaagagaagaaagaaatcaaGTGGATTGGCCTTCCCACCAACTCAGCGCAAGAATGCCAAAACCTAGAG GTGGAGAGACAAAGGCGGCTGGAGAGGATTAAGCAGAAACAATCACAGCTTCAGGAGCTCATACTGCAG CAAATAGCTTTTAAGAACCTGGTTCAAcggaacagacagacagagcagcagGCAAACAGACCTCCACCTCCCAACTCCATCATCCACCTCCCCTTTATTATTGTCAACACCAGCAAGAAAACTGTCATCGACTGCAGCATCTCCAACGACAA GTTTGAGTATTTGTTCAATTTCGACAGCATGTTTGAGATCCATGATGACATTGAGGTGCTGAAACGTATGGGCATGGCCTGTGGTTTGGAGGTGGGAAAGTGTTCTCCAGAGGATCTCAAGGTTGCACGGAGCCTGGTGCCCAAAGCTCTGGAGCCATACGTTATAG agaTGGCAAAGGGTCCCATCAGTAACGTCTACATCACTGGAGGGTCCTCAGCAAATGGAGCCCGTTACCCTGCAAGCAG TGATGGCTGCACTGACGGCACCATGGCCTCCAGCTCGAATGACTCTCACTACAGCGGGTCTCGTGTGGAGACTCCAGTGTCTTATATGGGGGATGATGACGACGAGGATGAGTATGATGAGAACGATGACGAAGACTAA